The genomic segment GAAATATTGATAATCCTGCCTTTACTGGTCCTTATCATGCTTTTAACGGCTTCGCGCATAAGAAGGAATGGCGCCGTCAAGTTAATATCCAAAACCTCTTGCCAAGAGTCGTCGGTCATACGTATAAAAAGCTTATCGCGCGTAATTCCTGCATTGTTGACCAATATGTCTATAAAGCCATTGGCTTTTTCGGCCTCTTGATAAGACGCAGGAATTTCGTCCGTTTTTGAAAGATCTAAATGGCAAATAGACACATTGCCCGCAAGCTCGTAAGCTAAGCTGTCTAAAACCTCGGCGTTGGTGCCGGACAAAATAACATGCGCGCCTTGCTGGTGAAATGCTCTGGCAATAGCTGAGCCAATTGCGCCAGTAGCCCCAGTTATAAATGCAGTTTTTCCAGATAAGCCAAACATGATGACCGCCCTTCCCTATCTTAACCAGATATTATGGCAGCAGCGCACTCTAGATCAACCACCGAGTTGATGGATAAAACCTCAATATCGGGCGCAGTCCTTTTTATAAGCCCCTTTAAGACGCTTCCTGGTCCAACTTCTATGATTTTATGTACCTTCACAGAGGAAATCGACAATATGCTTTCTCGCCATCTGATACGGCCAGTTATTTGGGCGGCTAGATTGTTGATTATAATGTTCGCATCGGTTTCCTTTTGAGCAGTGTAGTTTTGAATTATTGGCGTTGAAATACTGTTTGCTTTACACTCCATAAGGTGAGCCTTTAGCTCTTTGGCGGCTGGTGCCATAAGGCTGCAGTGCGAGGGAACAGATACATCAAGTGGGACGATTTTTTTGGCCCCGTTTTCCTTTGCAAGATCGCCGGCAAGCTCTAAAGCTGTTTTATAGCCGCTTAGTACGCACTGACCGGGACAATTATCATTAGCAACCTCGCATAAACTTGCTTTTTCGGTCGCAGTTGCGGCAATTTTTTCAATCAGCTTGATGTCATCTATTCCCAAAACTGCAAGCATACCCCCAACCCCGGCGGGGACAGCCGATTGCATGGCTAATCCACGTTTTTGAAGTAGTCGGGCCCCATCTTGAACGCTGAACATGCCAGCCGCAATCAGGGCCGTATACTCGCCAAGCGAATGTCCCGCCATGCAACAAGCGAAATCTTTAAGGCCAAAATCATTCGCCAAAACCCGCAAAACAGCTATGCCAACGGCCATAATCGCTGGCTGAGCGTTTTGGGTAAGCTTAAGCTGATCGCTGTGTTCTTCACGAAACATTATATCGCTTAGGTTCATTTCCAAAGCATCATCGACTTCTTCAAACAACAGCTTAGCCGATGAAAAATTGTCATACAACCACTGTCCCATGCCAGGCTTTTGAACCCCTTGGCCTGGGAAAACAGTCGCTATGCGATCCATTGTAGTCGCTTTGTTTTCAAATCGCCAAAGCAGCGAATACTATAAGGCATTGATAAAACCGCCCTTATTTTCTTCTTCCAGGCTTTTGAAGGTTATCAAGGATGTGATCTGCATGAGTACGGCCAGTATCTCTGACAGGCGTTATGGCTTTGTCGAAAACTATCTTTTGATGATCTAGCTCAACTATCTGCCAGTCGGACAGAATGCCTCTTTGGTTAAATGTGACCAGAACGGCTTTTTCCTCTGTAACCTTGGGGTCGAAAAAGGAAATACTCCTCAATCTGCGGCCTATATATAAAACCCTGTTACCATCAAGCTTAAACGACGGAGTGCCAAGGATTTCATAAACATCGTTCACACCGTGTACGCCGATTTTTAAGTTGTTTAGGTCGTCAGCTTCGCACAAGTTGCCGGATGTGCTTATTACAGGCTTGCATCCCGAAACAAACATCAACAAAAATACAAAAACTATTCTAATTAAACCGTTCATACACCTCACCTAGATACGACCTAGCCTTGCTTATAATAAAGCAAGTATAACAGCTTTACTAAGAAAAACAAATGCTGCTAGTACTGATGCTCAGACGTAATAACTAGTGATAATTAGCAAAGATAACGCCATTATTTCTTTGTTATCATCATAACTGGCTTAAGCTGCGGCCCAGAAGCATTTAATCTTGTGTTGGGCATCTGCGGCCAAAACCGACTTACATAAGAAACAGTTGTGAATTCTAAACCATCTATTTGTGATTTAGCTGGTTCGCCAAAATAATCAATAAAGCTTTCTTTATATCCATTTAAAAAGGTGGCAACTTCTTCAAATGGCGAGTTTGGCATCAGTTGAGGGCCTGAATCAAGATTTCTGACCTTTATTATTTGTGGCACACTCAAAAATGCCAATGGATTATTAGATACTTCGTTGTAGAACCACGTGTAGTCCCCAAGTTCAACCGAATTAGAATTATACTGCCTAATCAAAGATAAGCCCTCAGCATCAACCTTATCACCAATCATTGGAAATGACGATATAATAAGGTGACCGCCTGGTTTTAGACAGGTTAGTGCCCCAGTAACCGCATTAGGAGTAAATGCGTAACACGCTGGAAGGTTTTCAAGAATCACAATATCCAATTTGCCAGCCATATCGTGCTCAACAGCAAATTGTTGTAATTGCAACACATCGCAATTTAAGTCTGGAGTAAATGATTCTACACCTCGCAATGTATCTACTCCTTGAACGAAGTCCATTAGCAGGTAAGAATATGCGCCTCGTCCATAGTTTCTTACATCTATACGAGTACCATTGGAATATTCCCCTCTGCCATTGCCAACAATCAGCGTAGCCGGCAGAGCGTCAACTTTACATTTAAGATAGTCTAAGTAATGTTGCGGATTGGCAAAGTTTATGCCGGATAAAAATTCTTGTGGAGGCAATGCTTCTAAGCTACTGTCTG from the Holosporales bacterium genome contains:
- the fabG gene encoding 3-oxoacyl-[acyl-carrier-protein] reductase, which encodes MFGLSGKTAFITGATGAIGSAIARAFHQQGAHVILSGTNAEVLDSLAYELAGNVSICHLDLSKTDEIPASYQEAEKANGFIDILVNNAGITRDKLFIRMTDDSWQEVLDINLTAPFLLMREAVKSMIRTSKGRIINISSIVGATGNPGQANYTAAKAGLVGMTKTVAAEIASRGITANCIAPGFIDSPMTRKLTDEQKEKLVERILMRKIGTPQDVAATAVFLASDEAQYITGQTIHVNGGMLMV
- the fabD gene encoding ACP S-malonyltransferase, with the protein product MDRIATVFPGQGVQKPGMGQWLYDNFSSAKLLFEEVDDALEMNLSDIMFREEHSDQLKLTQNAQPAIMAVGIAVLRVLANDFGLKDFACCMAGHSLGEYTALIAAGMFSVQDGARLLQKRGLAMQSAVPAGVGGMLAVLGIDDIKLIEKIAATATEKASLCEVANDNCPGQCVLSGYKTALELAGDLAKENGAKKIVPLDVSVPSHCSLMAPAAKELKAHLMECKANSISTPIIQNYTAQKETDANIIINNLAAQITGRIRWRESILSISSVKVHKIIEVGPGSVLKGLIKRTAPDIEVLSINSVVDLECAAAIISG
- the bamE gene encoding outer membrane protein assembly factor BamE, producing MNGLIRIVFVFLLMFVSGCKPVISTSGNLCEADDLNNLKIGVHGVNDVYEILGTPSFKLDGNRVLYIGRRLRSISFFDPKVTEEKAVLVTFNQRGILSDWQIVELDHQKIVFDKAITPVRDTGRTHADHILDNLQKPGRRK